In one Brienomyrus brachyistius isolate T26 chromosome 12, BBRACH_0.4, whole genome shotgun sequence genomic region, the following are encoded:
- the ube2ka gene encoding ubiquitin-conjugating enzyme E2Ka (UBC1 homolog, yeast) isoform X3: MANIAVQRIKREFKEVLKSEETSKNQIKVDLVDENFTELKGEIAGPPDTPYEGGRYQLEIKIPETYPFNPPKVRFITKIWHPNISSVTGAICLDILKDQWAAAMTLRTVLLSLQALLAAAEPDDPQDAVVANQYKQNPEMFKQTARLWSHVYAGAPVSSPEYTRKIDKLCAMGFDKNAVIVALSSKSWDVETATEVLLSN; this comes from the exons ATGGCCAACATCGCGGTCCAAAGGATTAAGCGCGAGTTCAAGGAGGTCCTGAAGAGCGAGGAG ACGAGCAAAAACCAGATAAAAGTCGACCTCGTAGATGAGAATTTCACAGAGCTGAAGGGGGAGATAGCGGGACCCCCTGACACGCCCTATGAAG GTGGCAGATATCAACTAGAAATAAAAATTCCAGAAACGTATCCATTTAACCCTCCAAAG GTACGCTTCATCACTAAAATATGGCATCCGAACATCAGCTCGGTCACTGGCGCCATATGCTTGGACATCCTGAAAGATCAGTG GGCAGCCGCCATGACGCTGAGGACCGTGCTGTTATCACTGCAGGCATTGTTGGCAGCTGCAGAGCCAGATGACCCTCAGGACGCAGTGGTGGCAAATCAG TACAAGCAGAATCCAGAAATGTTCAAACAGACGGCCCGACTCTGGTCTCACGTTTACGCCGGGGCACCAGTCTCCAGTCCCGAGTACACCCGCAAAATAGACAAGCTGTGTGCAATGGGCTTCGACAAA AATGCAGTAATAGTGGCCTTGTCGTCAAAATCCTGGGATGTGGAGACGGCAACGGAGGTCCTGCTCAGCAACTGA
- the ube2ka gene encoding ubiquitin-conjugating enzyme E2Ka (UBC1 homolog, yeast) isoform X2 has protein sequence MSPLPNRLPNRAGVRSARPGWARRRAVTKTLHTSKNQIKVDLVDENFTELKGEIAGPPDTPYEGGRYQLEIKIPETYPFNPPKVRFITKIWHPNISSVTGAICLDILKDQWAAAMTLRTVLLSLQALLAAAEPDDPQDAVVANQYKQNPEMFKQTARLWSHVYAGAPVSSPEYTRKIDKLCAMGFDKNAVIVALSSKSWDVETATEVLLSN, from the exons ATGTCCCCCCTCCCGAACCGGCTACCGAACCGGGCCGGCGTGCGCTCCGCCCGGCCGGGGTGGGCTCGCCGGCGTGCGGTTACAAAGACCTTGCAT ACGAGCAAAAACCAGATAAAAGTCGACCTCGTAGATGAGAATTTCACAGAGCTGAAGGGGGAGATAGCGGGACCCCCTGACACGCCCTATGAAG GTGGCAGATATCAACTAGAAATAAAAATTCCAGAAACGTATCCATTTAACCCTCCAAAG GTACGCTTCATCACTAAAATATGGCATCCGAACATCAGCTCGGTCACTGGCGCCATATGCTTGGACATCCTGAAAGATCAGTG GGCAGCCGCCATGACGCTGAGGACCGTGCTGTTATCACTGCAGGCATTGTTGGCAGCTGCAGAGCCAGATGACCCTCAGGACGCAGTGGTGGCAAATCAG TACAAGCAGAATCCAGAAATGTTCAAACAGACGGCCCGACTCTGGTCTCACGTTTACGCCGGGGCACCAGTCTCCAGTCCCGAGTACACCCGCAAAATAGACAAGCTGTGTGCAATGGGCTTCGACAAA AATGCAGTAATAGTGGCCTTGTCGTCAAAATCCTGGGATGTGGAGACGGCAACGGAGGTCCTGCTCAGCAACTGA
- the ube2ka gene encoding ubiquitin-conjugating enzyme E2Ka (UBC1 homolog, yeast) isoform X1, which produces MANIAVQRIKREFKEVLKSEEVRHVPPPEPATEPGRRALRPAGTSKNQIKVDLVDENFTELKGEIAGPPDTPYEGGRYQLEIKIPETYPFNPPKVRFITKIWHPNISSVTGAICLDILKDQWAAAMTLRTVLLSLQALLAAAEPDDPQDAVVANQYKQNPEMFKQTARLWSHVYAGAPVSSPEYTRKIDKLCAMGFDKNAVIVALSSKSWDVETATEVLLSN; this is translated from the exons ATGGCCAACATCGCGGTCCAAAGGATTAAGCGCGAGTTCAAGGAGGTCCTGAAGAGCGAGGAGGTTCGCCATGTCCCCCCTCCCGAACCGGCTACCGAACCGGGCCGGCGTGCGCTCCGCCCGGCCGGG ACGAGCAAAAACCAGATAAAAGTCGACCTCGTAGATGAGAATTTCACAGAGCTGAAGGGGGAGATAGCGGGACCCCCTGACACGCCCTATGAAG GTGGCAGATATCAACTAGAAATAAAAATTCCAGAAACGTATCCATTTAACCCTCCAAAG GTACGCTTCATCACTAAAATATGGCATCCGAACATCAGCTCGGTCACTGGCGCCATATGCTTGGACATCCTGAAAGATCAGTG GGCAGCCGCCATGACGCTGAGGACCGTGCTGTTATCACTGCAGGCATTGTTGGCAGCTGCAGAGCCAGATGACCCTCAGGACGCAGTGGTGGCAAATCAG TACAAGCAGAATCCAGAAATGTTCAAACAGACGGCCCGACTCTGGTCTCACGTTTACGCCGGGGCACCAGTCTCCAGTCCCGAGTACACCCGCAAAATAGACAAGCTGTGTGCAATGGGCTTCGACAAA AATGCAGTAATAGTGGCCTTGTCGTCAAAATCCTGGGATGTGGAGACGGCAACGGAGGTCCTGCTCAGCAACTGA
- the klb gene encoding beta-klotho, whose amino-acid sequence MGLSLVSYIRRFQPLGRWDPIPIASPRKPSTPSMRRAPSGVCSAGLSLLMLLCCVGAARAAGEGKAVWQLPAGALSPFNASQLFLHATFPQDFLWGTGSSAFQTEGAWDRGGKGPSIWDSFTHSHARSPGETADVASDGYEHWEDDVTSLRSLGVHFYAFSISWARIFPNGIASESPNAAGVAYYSRLIDRLQEEGIAPVVTLYHWDLPLSLQERYGGWLNGSLVDVFDEYAAFCFLVYGDRVRYWITMHNPYLVAWHGYGTGLHAPGDTRGPAAAFTAGHNLIRAHAKAWHTYNRRFRPHQRGMVSIALGSHWVEPYKGQDWQANVDRCQESMEAVLGWFAEPIHGGGDYPASLKNRHQDLVPEFMEAERQRIKGTADFFALSFGPNNLRMVQNQVRFGQQVSPDLRRVLSWIHLEYYRPDILIVENGWFSDAAVGAEDTVAIYSLKKFINQVLQAIVHDGVRVFGYTVWSLLDGFEWNYGYAMRRGLFHVDFLHQNRTRVPKTSSFFYSRVIADNGFPEEETRDVRGHFSCDFQWGVSDSTLQVNFRPFSPQFTDPHLYRWNLTGDGALRPVLGVQLKTRGAQCTDFLAIQRHVRLLVATGATHYRFSLNWSLVLPRGDLSVVDMEVLRYYRCMLKELRARSIQPMVTLYYPTHNPPLLGLPASLHDSGGWLNRSTVDAFRDYAELCFRELAAWVPLWVTINEPNRLSQAYDAADSYLVAHHLLQAHAAAWRLYDREFRGRHGARVSFSLHADWAEPANPFLESHHAAATRFLLFEMALFLDPLLLAQREAGGGGADYPREVREYLQKKNRLGLSVGTLPHFTRAEETELRGALDFIAVSHFTTRLVSHHRANSSLQQFPDHDSQLFLDPTWASSPLGQALVPWGLRRVLCWFKRRYGDTPIIVTASGVDDRAFRDDQLRQYYLQSYLQEALKAYVVDGVNMEGFYVWNLQDRHGPRFGLFTSPEHQSSAKSSVAVYREIIAQRGFPAKQSREPCPEAAAQADCAACGKILANKALLFFAICLFLTLTTLGLLVFNSTRRKRARPCSAPTKRQQGHWNRVAIHHVGDNFHDNGLKQ is encoded by the exons ATGGGCCTGTCTCTTGTGTCCTACATCAGGCGTTTCCAGCCGCTGGGCCGT TGGGACCCCATCCCCATTGCCTCTCCTCGCAAGCCCTCCACCCCCAGCATGCGGCGTGCCCCGAGCGGGGTTTGCTCAGCCGGGCTGTCGCTGCTGATGCTGCTTTGCTGCGTTGGTGCTGCCAGGGCGGCAGGCGAGGGCAAGGCCGTGTGGCAGCTCCCAGCGGGGGCTctcagccccttcaatgccagtcAGCTGTTTCTCCACGCCACCTTCCCGCAGGACTTCCTCTGGGGCACCGGAAGCTCAGCCTTCCAGACGGAGGGAGCCTGGGACAGGGGTGGAAAGGGACCCTCCATCTGGGACAGCTTCACTCACTCCCACGCCCGATCCCCTGGAGAGACGGCCGACGTGGCCAGCGACGGCTACGAGCACTGGGAGGACGACGTCACCTCCTTGAGGAGCCTGGGGGTGCATTTCTACGCCTTCTCCATTTCCTGGGCCAGGATTTTCCCGAACGGGATTGCCTCGGAGTCTCCCAATGCCGCCGGCGTAGCCTATTACAGCCGCCTCATCGACCGATTGCAGGAAGAAGGGATAGCGCCGGTTGTCACCCTGTACCACTGGGACCTCCCCCTGAGCCTGCAGGAGCGCTACGGCGGCTGGCTGAACGGCTCCCTGGTCGACGTGTTTGACGAGTACGCGGCCTTCTGCTTCCTGGTTTACGGGGACCGCGTGCGCTACTGGATTACCATGCACAACCCCTACCTGGTGGCCTGGCACGGCTACGGAACCGGTCTGCATGCGCCGGGGGACACGAGGGGCCCTGCGGCCGCATTTACCGCCGGCCACAACCTCATCAGG GCTCATGCTAAAGCATGGCACACATACAACCGGCGGTTTCGCCCCCACCAGCGGGGTATGGTGTCAATTGCCCTTGGCAGCCACTGGGTGGAGCCCTACAAGGGGCAGGACTGGCAGGCGAACGTGGACCGGTGCCAGGAGTCCATGGAAGCAGTGCTGGGTTGGTTTGCTGAACCCATCCATGGCGGAGGCGACTATCCAGCCTCGCTGAAGAACCGACACCAAGATCTTGTTCCCGAGTTCATGGAGGCGGAGCGACAGCGGATCAAAGGCACGGCTGATTTCTTTGCCCTCTCCTTCGGGCCCAACAATCTGCGGATGGTGCAGAACCAGGtccggtttggccagcaggtgtccccGGACCTGCGTCGGGTGCTGAGTTGGATCCACCTGGAGTATTACAGACCGGACATCTTGATTGTGGAGAACGGCTGGTTTTCAGACGCCGCTGTGGGAGCGGAGGACACTGTGGCCATCTACTCCCTGAAGAAATTCATCAACCAAGTCCTTCAAG CCATCGTCCACGACGGTGTCCGCGTGTTCGGCTACACAGTGTGGTCGCTGCTGGACGGCTTCGAGTGGAACTACGGCTACGCGATGAGGCGTGGCCTCTTCCACGTGGACTTCCTGCACCAGAATAGGACGCGAGTACCCAAGACGTCCTCCTTCTTCTACAGTCGGGTCATCGCCGACAACGGCTTTCCTGAGGAGGAGACGAGGGACGTTCGGGGTCACTTCTCCTGTGATTTCCAGTGGGGGGTGTCAGATTCCACGCTGCAG GTTAACTTCAGGCCCTTCTCGCCGCAGTTCACGGACCCCCACCTGTACAGATGGAACCTGACCGGAGACGGAGCTCTGCGGCCCGTCCTGGGGGTGCAGCTTAAGACGCGTGGGGCCCAGTGCACGGATTTCCTGGCCATCCAGCGGCACGTCCGGCTGCTGGTCGCTACAGGAGCCACTCACTACCGCTTCTCTCTGAACTGGTCCCTGGTGCTGCCGCGGGGCGACCTGTCCGTCGTCGACATGGAGGTCTTACGCTACTACCGCTGCATGCTGAAGGAGCTTCGGGCGAGGAGCATTCAGCCCATGGTGACGCTCTACTACCCTACCCATAATCCCCCGCTGCTGGGTCTTCCCGCATCCCTCCACGACTCGGGTGGCTGGCTGAACCGCAGCACCGTGGATGCCTTCCGGGATTACGCTGAGCTCTGCTTCCGCGAGCTGGCGGCCTGGGTGCCGCTCTGGGTCACCATCAACGAGCCCAACCGGCTCAGCCAAGCCTACGACGCCGCCGACTCCTACCTGGTGGCCCACCACCTGCTCCAGGCGCACGCTGCAGCCTGGCGCCTTTACGACCGGGAGTTCCGTGGACGGCACGGGGCCCGGGTGTCCTTCTCGCTGCACGCCGACTGGGCCGAGCCCGCCAACCCCTTCCTGGAGTCCCATCACGCGGCCGCCACTCGTTTCCTGCTGTTCGAGATGGCCCTCTTCCTCGACCCACTCCTGCTGGCACAAAgagaagcaggaggaggaggagcagactACCCAAGAGAGGTGAGGGAGTACCTGCAGAAGAAGAACCGGCTGGGCCTGTCGGTGGGAACTCTACCCCACTTCACCCGGGCTGAGGAGACGGAGCTGCGAGGGGCTCTCGACTTCATCGCCGTCAGCCACTTCACCACCCGCCTGGTGTCGCACCACCGCGCTAACAGCAGCCTCCAGCAGTTCCCGGACCACGACTCCCAGCTTTTCCTGGACCCCACGTGGGCCTCCTCGCCCCTGGGCCAGGCCCTCGTACCCTGGGGCCTCCGGCGGGTGCTGTGCTGGTTTAAGAGGCGGTATGGCGACACCCCCATCATTGTCACGGCCAGTGGAGTAGATGACAGGGCCTTCCGAGATGACCAGCTAAGGCAATATTACCTACagagctacctgcaggaggcgctcaagG CCTACGTGGTAGACGGCGTAAACATGGAGGGCTTCTACGTCTGGAATCTCCAGGACCGCCACGGCCCCCGTTTCGGCCTGTTCACGTCCCCCGAGCACCAGTCCAGCGCCAAATCTTCCGTCGCTGTGTACAGGGAGATAATCGCCCAGCGGGGTTTCCCGGCCAAGCAGAGCCGTGAGCCCTGTCCAGAGGCCGCGGCCCAGGCGGACTGTGCAGCGTGCGGCAAGATTCTGGCAAACAAGGCTCTGCTCTTCTTCGCCATCTGCCTCTTCCTCACCTTAACCACACTCGGGCTGCTCGTCTTCAATTCCACGAGGAGGAAGAGGGCGCGGCCTTGCTCTGCACCCACCAAACGCCAGCAGGGTCACTGGAACAGGGTTGCCATACATCACGTGGGTGACAATTTCCATGACAACGGCTTAAAGCAGTGA